The Peribacillus sp. FSL P2-0133 genome has a segment encoding these proteins:
- a CDS encoding betaine/proline/choline family ABC transporter ATP-binding protein (Members of the family are the ATP-binding subunit of ABC transporters for substrates such as betaine, L-proline or other amino acids, choline, carnitine, etc. The substrate specificity is best determined from the substrate-binding subunit, rather than this subunit, as it interacts with the permease subunit and not with substrate directly.): MLKIENVSKIYKGGKKAVKNISLDIKKGEFICFIGPSGCGKTTTMKMINRLIEPSEGKILINGENIMDKDPVELRRQIGYVIQQIGLFPHMTILENITLVPKLLKWNEQKKKERALELLQLVDMGPEYLERYPYELSGGQQQRIGVLRALASNPPLILMDEPFGALDPITRDALQEEFKNLQRTLDKTIVFVTHDMDEAIKLADRIVILKAGEIVQVGTPDEILRNPANEFVEEFIGKDRLLQTRPNVELVEQIMSRNPISITEEKSLTGAITIMREKRVDSLLVVDEQNVLKGFVDVETISEYRKKAKFISEVINTEVYSVKQDTLIRDSVQKILKRGFKYVPVVDHNKHLVGIVTRATLVDIVYDSIWGEEENQMAEMAEMF, from the coding sequence ATGTTAAAAATCGAAAATGTATCGAAAATCTATAAGGGAGGAAAGAAAGCTGTAAAAAATATATCATTGGATATTAAAAAAGGGGAGTTCATTTGCTTCATTGGTCCGAGTGGATGCGGTAAGACAACGACAATGAAAATGATTAACCGTCTTATCGAACCGTCGGAAGGAAAGATACTTATTAATGGTGAAAATATCATGGATAAAGATCCAGTCGAGCTAAGAAGACAAATCGGGTATGTTATCCAGCAAATCGGACTTTTCCCTCACATGACGATTCTTGAAAATATCACCCTCGTTCCAAAACTTCTTAAATGGAATGAACAGAAGAAAAAGGAACGTGCACTGGAATTGCTTCAGCTTGTCGATATGGGACCTGAATACCTGGAAAGGTATCCCTACGAATTGAGCGGCGGGCAGCAACAAAGGATAGGCGTTCTCAGAGCACTAGCTTCCAATCCTCCACTCATTTTAATGGATGAACCTTTTGGCGCACTTGATCCAATCACCCGCGATGCCCTTCAGGAGGAATTTAAAAATCTACAGCGCACACTTGATAAAACTATCGTTTTTGTTACCCATGATATGGATGAAGCCATTAAGCTAGCCGACAGGATCGTCATCTTAAAAGCTGGTGAAATCGTCCAAGTGGGAACACCGGATGAAATCCTCAGAAACCCAGCCAATGAGTTTGTGGAAGAATTCATCGGCAAAGATCGCCTGCTTCAAACAAGACCAAATGTTGAGTTGGTTGAACAGATCATGAGTCGAAATCCAATATCCATTACAGAGGAAAAATCCCTTACAGGTGCTATTACGATCATGCGCGAGAAAAGGGTAGATTCTTTACTTGTGGTCGATGAGCAAAATGTGTTGAAAGGGTTCGTGGATGTTGAAACGATCAGTGAATATCGAAAAAAGGCTAAATTTATCAGTGAAGTCATCAATACTGAAGTCTATTCAGTGAAACAGGATACTTTAATCCGTGATTCCGTTCAGAAGATTTTAAAACGAGGATTCAAATACGTGCCGGTAGTTGACCACAATAAACATTTGGTCGGAATTGTCACTAGGGCCACATTGGTGGACATCGTATATGACAGCATTTGGGGAGAGGAAGAAAATCAAATGGCAGAAATGGCAGAAATGTTTTAG
- a CDS encoding acyl-CoA dehydrogenase family protein produces MVSTMAINKDDSRSFLTEEHLLFKQSIREFLAKEAVPFYDQWEKEGGIPRSFWRKIGDNGFLCPWLDVEIGGIGADFGYSVVLAEELEMVGSALRGISIHSDIVAPYIASFGTIDQKQRYLPKFITGELISAFALTEPGMGSELGDIQTTAIQKDGYYIVNGAKTFVTNGFKADFMIVACKTDLNAVPSQCGISLLLIDKDTPGFSRGRKLGKTGQGCSDTAELFFDDASVPVGNLLGEEGKGLSYIMQKLQQERLMCAIGSLMAAKDMLHLTMNFISGRKAFDKKISKFKNAQFTIAEIATDIHLGGTFVDGLICKHMTGENIIAEVSMAKYWITEMSKRISDKCMQLHDGYGNIGDDKIAQRHRDIPLTTFFTGTDETVKTLIAKNIGF; encoded by the coding sequence ATGGTTAGCACGATGGCAATCAATAAAGATGATTCTCGTTCCTTCCTAACGGAAGAACACTTATTATTTAAACAATCAATTCGTGAATTTCTCGCCAAGGAGGCTGTCCCCTTTTATGATCAATGGGAAAAGGAGGGGGGAATACCTCGCTCATTTTGGAGAAAGATTGGAGATAATGGTTTTTTATGTCCATGGCTTGATGTGGAAATCGGAGGAATAGGAGCAGATTTTGGATATTCAGTTGTACTGGCAGAGGAATTGGAAATGGTTGGATCAGCGTTAAGAGGAATATCCATTCATTCTGATATTGTAGCCCCTTATATTGCCTCATTCGGAACAATAGATCAGAAACAAAGATATTTACCAAAGTTCATTACTGGTGAATTGATTTCAGCTTTTGCATTGACAGAGCCGGGAATGGGCTCGGAATTAGGGGATATTCAAACCACAGCGATCCAAAAAGATGGGTATTATATTGTCAATGGAGCCAAAACGTTTGTCACAAATGGCTTTAAAGCTGACTTCATGATAGTGGCATGCAAAACTGATCTTAATGCTGTTCCTTCCCAGTGCGGAATCAGTTTGCTGCTCATTGATAAAGATACACCAGGATTTTCAAGGGGAAGAAAGCTTGGTAAAACAGGACAGGGATGCTCAGACACAGCCGAACTATTTTTCGATGATGCTTCAGTTCCTGTTGGCAACCTTCTTGGGGAGGAAGGGAAGGGTCTCTCATATATCATGCAAAAACTGCAGCAGGAAAGACTAATGTGTGCGATTGGGTCATTAATGGCAGCGAAAGATATGCTTCACTTAACGATGAATTTTATAAGTGGACGAAAAGCATTTGATAAGAAAATAAGTAAATTTAAAAATGCACAGTTTACCATTGCTGAAATAGCGACAGATATTCATCTGGGAGGAACGTTTGTTGATGGTTTGATCTGTAAACATATGACTGGGGAGAATATCATAGCTGAAGTATCGATGGCCAAATATTGGATAACGGAAATGTCTAAGCGAATATCCGATAAGTGCATGCAATTACATGATGGCTACGGAAATATAGGAGACGATAAAATTGCCCAGCGTCACCGGGACATTCCTTTAACAACTTTCTTTACAGGGACAGATGAAACCGTAAAAACCCTGATTGCTAAAAATATTGGGTTTTAA
- a CDS encoding metallophosphoesterase, which translates to MNKMVMNLLTGCFSLAMAAAFVGKPVTAAAEEKLKEGEKFELTILQTNDFHGHLDDIVTLDDGTIHHNSIAKYATIIENVRNEEENLLLVDGGDVFLRGEFQAGQGELETSLLKALGYDAMVLGNNDFRVYPAGEGTQDSRYEQLKNYHRNVNFPILTGNVIDRETGKYIQNVKPWKSFTFNGVKVGMIGLTSMKPEIRGWNDVADLDFIEPVEALNELLPEVSEKSDINIVLSHAGNTEDHKLAQVPGVSAVIGADTHKVIQTPEYEFNGEVMVPITQAGGEQEHYLGRLDLTFEVVDGKMTLVESDGFLYDVTNVPADSEVQAIIDEYRSESNAQ; encoded by the coding sequence TTATTGACGGGCTGCTTTTCGCTGGCGATGGCTGCTGCTTTTGTCGGAAAGCCCGTAACAGCAGCTGCGGAGGAAAAGCTCAAGGAGGGAGAGAAGTTTGAACTCACCATTCTCCAGACGAATGACTTTCATGGTCATTTGGATGACATCGTCACGCTGGATGATGGAACCATTCATCACAATTCTATTGCGAAGTATGCCACCATCATTGAAAATGTGCGCAATGAAGAGGAGAATCTGCTTCTCGTCGATGGCGGGGATGTCTTCCTGCGCGGCGAGTTTCAGGCGGGTCAAGGAGAGTTGGAGACGTCTCTTTTGAAAGCTTTGGGCTATGATGCAATGGTTCTCGGAAACAACGACTTCCGCGTTTACCCTGCCGGAGAGGGAACACAGGACAGCCGTTATGAACAGTTAAAGAATTACCACCGCAACGTCAATTTCCCCATCCTTACTGGTAATGTCATTGACAGGGAAACAGGAAAGTACATTCAGAATGTCAAGCCTTGGAAGAGTTTTACTTTCAATGGCGTTAAAGTCGGCATGATCGGCCTTACTTCGATGAAGCCGGAAATTCGCGGTTGGAATGATGTTGCAGACCTCGATTTCATCGAACCGGTTGAGGCGTTGAATGAGTTGCTTCCTGAAGTGAGTGAAAAGTCGGACATTAATATTGTCCTTTCGCATGCCGGAAATACTGAAGACCACAAGTTGGCTCAGGTTCCAGGAGTTTCAGCGGTAATCGGAGCAGATACACACAAGGTCATCCAAACGCCCGAATACGAATTCAACGGGGAGGTGATGGTGCCAATTACTCAAGCCGGCGGAGAACAAGAACATTATTTGGGCCGCCTGGATTTGACTTTTGAAGTTGTTGACGGCAAAATGACGTTAGTCGAATCCGATGGATTCCTCTACGACGTCACAAATGTGCCAGCTGATTCGGAGGTACAAGCGATTATAGACGAATATCGTTCAGAGTCTAATGCACAATAA